From the genome of Muricauda sp. SCSIO 64092, one region includes:
- a CDS encoding transposase — MKAKRQSTVEPVLGTLTQFMGMGKVYTLGIRQANKCMQMAATAYNLKKLLKYTLKKARSAAKSLSRDFFGLNGMVTATLRLCDHLSLVKRKLV, encoded by the coding sequence ATGAAAGCCAAAAGGCAAAGCACCGTGGAACCTGTTTTGGGTACCCTTACCCAATTCATGGGCATGGGCAAAGTATATACCCTGGGCATCCGGCAGGCCAACAAGTGCATGCAAATGGCCGCCACAGCCTATAACCTCAAGAAACTATTAAAGTACACCCTGAAAAAGGCCAGGAGCGCGGCAAAATCCCTGTCCCGGGACTTTTTCGGCCTAAATGGCATGGTAACGGCCACTTTGAGGCTCTGTGATCATCTGTCCTTGGTGAAACGCAAACTGGTATGA
- a CDS encoding transposase, translating to MVSLGMQGKKEYQEKLFTDFRLSDRVPEGNFYRRLKGALDLDFLYPRTKRFYGDSGQKSIDPVVFFKLCLVGYLENIPSDRRLVAHCGMRLDILLFLGYGIDEELPWHSTVSRTRQLFPESVFEEVFAKVFSLCVESGLVSGHTQVMDSAPVKANASMDSLELKVPEEELETHLRRVRHISATDREKPLRKSKTDRSKADQRRITANEQELKALKGRNRKWAKEQDQRPGSGNKGSKYTSNKTHYSPTDPDARISVKPGKARKLNYTAQLTVDTANHVITDIGAYHADGKDNQHLPDMVKRVGPRLWKEGLGWENVVADTGYSSGENYMPFWNNVV from the coding sequence GTGGTATCTTTAGGAATGCAAGGCAAAAAGGAGTATCAGGAAAAGCTCTTCACGGATTTTCGTTTGAGCGACCGTGTTCCCGAGGGGAACTTCTACAGACGTTTGAAAGGGGCATTGGATTTGGATTTTCTCTATCCTCGGACCAAGAGATTTTATGGCGACAGTGGACAGAAGAGCATCGACCCGGTGGTTTTCTTCAAGCTGTGTTTGGTGGGTTATCTGGAGAATATCCCGAGCGACCGTAGGCTTGTGGCCCATTGTGGTATGCGTTTGGATATTCTGTTGTTTTTGGGCTACGGTATCGACGAGGAACTTCCGTGGCACTCCACGGTGAGCCGTACGCGCCAACTGTTTCCGGAAAGTGTCTTTGAAGAGGTGTTTGCCAAGGTGTTTTCCCTTTGTGTGGAGAGCGGTCTGGTCAGCGGCCATACCCAGGTGATGGACTCGGCCCCGGTAAAGGCCAACGCCTCTATGGACAGCCTGGAACTGAAGGTTCCGGAGGAAGAGTTGGAAACGCACCTGCGCAGGGTACGCCACATAAGTGCGACTGACAGGGAAAAGCCGCTTCGCAAGTCCAAGACGGACAGGTCCAAAGCGGATCAACGAAGAATAACGGCCAATGAGCAAGAGTTAAAAGCGCTAAAGGGCCGCAACAGGAAATGGGCCAAGGAACAGGACCAAAGACCGGGGTCGGGCAACAAGGGCTCAAAGTATACCAGCAACAAGACCCATTACAGCCCCACGGACCCGGATGCCAGGATAAGTGTAAAACCGGGCAAGGCCCGCAAGCTCAACTACACGGCGCAATTGACAGTGGATACGGCGAACCATGTGATCACCGACATCGGGGCATACCATGCCGATGGCAAGGACAACCAGCACCTGCCCGATATGGTGAAACGTGTCGGTCCCAGGCTCTGGAAGGAGGGCCTGGGATGGGAGAACGTGGTGGCGGACACCGGGTACAGCAGCGGGGAGAACTATATGCCTTTTTGGAACAATGTGGTCTGA
- a CDS encoding addiction module protein codes for MNQNEEDIELTDEMKAELDRRLERLKNGEGRSYTLAEVRKMLAEKRKNGS; via the coding sequence TTGAATCAAAACGAAGAAGACATAGAGCTGACCGATGAAATGAAAGCTGAACTGGACAGGCGTTTGGAACGGCTCAAAAATGGTGAAGGCAGGTCCTATACCTTAGCGGAAGTCAGAAAGATGTTGGCGGAGAAGAGGAAGAATGGTTCATAA
- a CDS encoding Tn3 family transposase, which yields MFSEAPDRHHSSSDGQKFGVSIPSLLARHSYKYFGLGKGVSAYSFIDDKSRLFYNTVISTSEREAGYVLDGPMHNDDIETDIHSTDTYGYSEIVFGLCNSLGIFFAPRIKNYKDQLLYTFKKHGRKHYEKKDFLILPSKSCVIQENLLMVQWENVLRVLYTIKLKYTKASEILSRLGSYSKQHPLYRALKELGRIYKTIFLLRYLTETPLRQSIVKQLNRVELSHDFAKAVFFAQNQEFKVSTREEQEIALSCRHLIQNSIVLWNYMSISQKLSNVKDSEEHEIILDLLRGSSIMTWQHINMLGEYNFEISKRKLPFDIEKILNLKIAA from the coding sequence ATTTTTTCTGAAGCACCGGACAGACACCACTCTTCGAGCGACGGACAGAAGTTCGGGGTTTCCATCCCGTCCCTGCTCGCCCGCCATTCCTACAAGTATTTTGGTCTTGGAAAGGGGGTGTCAGCTTATAGCTTTATAGACGATAAAAGCCGATTGTTCTACAATACCGTTATCAGTACTTCCGAAAGGGAGGCGGGGTATGTCCTCGATGGTCCTATGCACAATGATGATATCGAGACGGATATCCACTCTACCGATACATACGGTTATAGCGAGATAGTGTTTGGACTGTGCAATTCGTTGGGTATCTTTTTTGCCCCAAGAATAAAAAACTACAAAGACCAATTGTTGTACACTTTCAAGAAGCATGGTAGAAAACACTATGAAAAAAAGGATTTTTTGATACTGCCCTCCAAGTCTTGCGTTATCCAAGAAAATTTATTGATGGTTCAATGGGAAAACGTTTTAAGGGTTTTGTACACCATAAAGTTAAAGTACACAAAGGCTTCGGAAATACTCTCCAGGCTGGGTTCTTATTCAAAACAGCACCCATTGTACAGGGCATTGAAGGAACTTGGCAGAATTTATAAGACCATATTTCTGTTGAGATACCTGACCGAAACCCCATTGAGACAGTCAATTGTGAAACAACTCAATAGAGTTGAACTCTCTCACGATTTTGCAAAGGCGGTATTCTTTGCCCAAAATCAGGAATTCAAGGTAAGTACGAGGGAAGAACAAGAGATTGCTTTATCCTGCCGTCATTTGATACAGAATTCCATAGTACTTTGGAACTACATGTCGATATCACAAAAGCTGTCAAACGTCAAGGATAGTGAAGAACATGAAATAATTCTGGATTTATTGAGGGGAAGCTCCATAATGACATGGCAGCATATAAATATGCTCGGGGAGTACAATTTTGAAATCAGCAAAAGAAAACTGCCGTTCGACATTGAAAAAATATTGAATTTAAAAATAGCAGCGTAA
- a CDS encoding cytochrome P450: MTPKKIPKVKPDSWLFGNMKSFSKDPDRFLKKCAETYGDIFQFRIAHKRFIAINHPDYIQHILQTNHRNYKQFSLVKLIIKVIGDGLFALEGEQWKKERRLMQPYFHKEMVRSYFTIIDNHAKKMFKDWPSKPELWLRSEMGDLVLDITSKCLLGENVEGGGAIFKENLFYGMVTIMGRVKSPIQPPLWFPTAKNQKFNKSVTKLKKFLIEVIRSKEKEENLTGNDLMTMFILLERSGEIPKKQIYNEFVTVMSAGYETTATALFSLIVNVYKDDAIRKKVVEEYNRVTKGGPIKVEHVDQLQYVNNVINESLRLWSPAFMQGREAIKNEEMNGYPIKKGDTILIVSQLIHRHKKFWKNPNVFDPDRFDQELPHKYAYLPFGRGPRMCIGMNLALMEMQVILYHMLKSNFEIEVPSNTEIEYEVTLAYRPKTDIRVIKPITKQH; this comes from the coding sequence ATGACACCCAAAAAGATTCCCAAAGTCAAGCCCGATAGCTGGTTATTTGGTAACATGAAATCTTTCTCCAAAGATCCAGATAGGTTTTTGAAAAAATGTGCAGAAACCTATGGTGATATTTTTCAATTCAGAATAGCGCATAAAAGATTTATAGCAATCAATCATCCAGACTATATACAACATATATTACAAACAAATCATCGTAATTATAAACAGTTTTCTCTTGTCAAACTGATTATAAAAGTAATAGGTGATGGTCTTTTTGCTTTAGAAGGCGAACAATGGAAGAAAGAGCGCCGTTTGATGCAACCCTATTTTCATAAAGAAATGGTTCGCTCCTATTTTACAATAATTGATAATCATGCAAAAAAGATGTTCAAGGATTGGCCATCAAAGCCCGAGCTATGGCTTCGTTCCGAGATGGGCGATCTTGTGCTGGATATCACCTCGAAATGTTTACTGGGAGAGAATGTAGAAGGTGGTGGTGCTATCTTTAAAGAAAATCTTTTTTATGGCATGGTTACAATAATGGGGCGTGTCAAATCCCCTATACAGCCACCTTTATGGTTTCCAACGGCAAAAAATCAAAAATTCAATAAATCAGTTACGAAACTCAAAAAATTTCTAATTGAGGTCATAAGAAGCAAAGAAAAGGAAGAAAACCTTACGGGAAATGATTTGATGACCATGTTTATCCTCCTCGAAAGAAGTGGAGAGATCCCCAAAAAACAGATATATAATGAGTTCGTAACTGTTATGTCAGCGGGATATGAAACTACTGCAACAGCCCTGTTTTCATTGATAGTAAATGTATATAAAGATGACGCTATTAGAAAAAAAGTGGTCGAAGAATATAATCGTGTCACCAAAGGCGGTCCTATTAAAGTTGAACACGTCGATCAGCTTCAATATGTTAATAACGTAATCAATGAAAGCTTACGGTTATGGTCTCCTGCCTTTATGCAAGGTAGGGAAGCGATTAAAAATGAGGAAATGAATGGTTATCCTATTAAGAAAGGAGATACAATTCTAATAGTTTCACAATTGATCCATCGCCACAAAAAATTTTGGAAAAATCCGAATGTTTTTGACCCAGATCGTTTTGATCAAGAACTTCCTCATAAATATGCTTATTTACCATTTGGAAGAGGTCCCAGAATGTGTATTGGAATGAATCTTGCACTTATGGAGATGCAAGTTATTTTGTATCATATGCTAAAATCGAATTTTGAAATAGAAGTTCCTTCTAATACAGAAATCGAATACGAAGTAACCCTTGCCTATAGGCCAAAAACTGATATCCGTGTTATAAAACCCATAACAAAGCAACATTAG